In the genome of Colletes latitarsis isolate SP2378_abdomen chromosome 9, iyColLati1, whole genome shotgun sequence, one region contains:
- the Sf3a1 gene encoding splicing factor 3A subunit 1 isoform X2 yields the protein MPAQEIAVIQPPATEGEENNAPSSQPIVGIIYPPPEVRNIVDKTASFVARNGPEFESRIRQNELGNPKFNFLNFGDPYHAYYQHKVKEFKEGKGQEPTIGAGLGKTVNLIAHQKQQEILKQVEQPFIPKDPPAEFEFIADPPSISALDLDIVKLTAQFVARNGRQFLTNLMNREQRNFQFDFLRPQHSLFQYFTKLLEQYTKVLIPPKDLLPRLRDEAANMDKILEQVKYRAEWLKYQEAQRRKEEEELERERVAYAQIDWHDFVVVETVDYQQFEVGNFPAPTTPDEVGARVLMQERIEDGEDVEMQIDSDGEDEMQNRAEGEKDRAKDNNQVQDMEEDSSDEDDVSPPGDTHKSKESKPRDNNSMQPPPLPPTPGNVVVKKGYDPKQHGNKTVRPVAPDEYLISPITGERIPASKVQEHMRIGLLDPRWVEQRDKHLDKLAQETVFAPGTAIEASLKQLAERRTDIFGVGDEETAIGKKIGEEDKKKDDKVTWDGHTSSVEAATRAARANITLEEQIHQIHKVKGLLPDEEKEKIGPKPANRAAELSHMAAAASKPQATLKAPPKPPAPKPVPVPTQPPPPPTMSMPTMGIPQPMMPQAPMMMMAPMPPIRPPPLMTPAMSPFMPTPPPMQPPMASAMGLKHPTESMEEEPQTKKLRTEDSLVPEQQFLARNKGPVQLNIAVPMMTEKAEWKLNGQTLNITLQVSDTVATMKALIHEQTGMPPGKQKLQYEGMFFKDSNTLAYYNLTSGNVINLLPKERGGRKK from the exons ATGCCTGCACAAGAAATTGCAGTCATTCAACCACCGGCGACCGAGGGTGAAGAAAATAATGCACCTTCGTCTCAGCCGATTGTGGGCATCATATACCCTCCACCGGAGGTTAGAA ATATTGTTGACAAGACGGCTAGTTTTGTGGCCAGAAATGGACCAGAATTTGAATCAAGAATCAGGCAAAATGAACTTGGAAATCCaaagtttaattttttaaattttggtgATCCATACCATGCTTATTATCAACATAAAGTAAAAGAATTCAAAGAAGGAAAAGGTCAAGAACCAACCATAGGAGCAGGACTTGGAAAAACAGTTAATCTTATAGCTCATCAAAAGCAACAAGAAATTTTAAAACAAGTTGAGCAGCCATTCATTCCAAAAGATCCACCTGCAGAATTTGAATTTATCGCAGATCCACCTTCTATCTCAGCTTTAGATCT ggATATTGTAAAACTGACAGCACAATTTGTAGCTCGTAATGGTCGTCAGTTTTTAACAAACTTGATGAATAGGGAACAGCGGAACTTTCAGTTTGACTTTCTACGTCCTCAACATTCCTTGTTTCAATATTTCACGAAACTTTTGGAACAATATACAAAG GTATTGATTCCACCTAAGGACTTATTACCACGTCTTCGCGATGAAGCAGCTAATATGGATAAAATTTTAGAGCAAGTTAAATATCGTGCTGAATGGTTAAAATATCAAGAAGCTCAAAGAcgtaaagaagaagaagaattaGAACGCGAAAGAGTTGCTTATGCACAAATTGACTGGCACGATTTTGTCGTGGTCGAAACTGTTGACTATCAACAATTTGAAGTTGGTAATTTCCCAGCACCCACGACACCCGACGAAGTTGGTGCCCGAGTACTGATGCAG GAGAGAATAGAAGATGGCGAAGATGTCGAAATGCAGATTGACAGTGACGGAGAAGATGAAATGCAAAACCGTGCAGAAGGTGAAAAGGATCGCGCGAAAGACAATAATCAAGTACAAGATATGGAGGAGGATTCGAGCGATGAGGATGATGTAtcaccaccaggcgatactcaCAAATCGAAAGAATCGAAGCCACGCGATAATAATAGTATGCAGCCTCCGCCATTGCCTCCTACTCCAGGAAATGTTGTTGTGAAGAAAGGTTATGATCCTAAACAACATGGAAACAAAACTGTGCGTCCTGTTGCTCCTGATGAATACTTAATATCTCCGATCACTGGCGAACGTATTCCGGCGAGTAAAGTTCAAGAACATATGCGAATCGGATTGTTGGATCCACGTTGGGTGGAACAGAGAGACAAACATCTCGATAAGTTGGCGCAAGAAACAGTATTTGCACCTGGTACAGCAATCGAGGCTAGTTTGAAACAACTCGCCGAAAGACGTACCGATATCTTCGGTGTCGGTGACGAGGAAACTGCTATCGGCAAGAAGATTGGAGAAGAGGACAAAAAGAAGGACGACAAAGTTACATGGGATGGCCACACATCGAGTGTCGAAGCGGCTACCAGAGCTGCCAGAGCGAATATTACTTTGGAAGAACAAATTCATCAAATACACAAAGTTAAAGGTCTTCTTCCGGATGAAGAGAAAGAGAAGATCGGGCCGAAACCAGCCAATCGTGCGGCAGAACTGTCACACATGGCAGCCGCTGCTTCAAAACCTCAAGCTACGCTAAAAGCACCACCTAAACCACCAGCTCCAAAACCGGTACCAGTTCCAACGCAACCACCACCGCCACCAACCATGAGTATGCCTACTATGGGTATTCCTCAGCCAATGATGCCACAAGCACCGATGATGATGATGGCTCCTATGCCTCCTATTCGACCACCGCCTCTTATGA CGCCAGCAATGTCACCGTTTATGCCAACTCCACCACCTATGCAACCACCAATGGCATCTGCT ATGGGATTAAAACATCCTACTGAAAGTATGGAAGAAGAACCGCAAACTAAGAAACTGAGAACAGAGGATTCATTAGTGCCTGAACAACAGTTCTTGGCTAGAAATAAG GGCCCCGTTCAATTAAATATAGCCGTGCCGATGATGACAGAAAAAGCAGAATGGAAGTTGAACGGCCAGACATTAAATATTACTTTGCAAGTGAGCGACACTGTGGCAACCATGAAAGCTCTTATACATGAACAAACTGGTATGCCTCCTGGTAAACAGAAGTTACAGTACGAG GGAATGTTCTTCAAAGATAGCAATACTCTTGCATATTATAATTTAACATCTGGTAATGTAATCAACCTCCTACCAAAGGAAAGAGGTGGCAGAAAGAAGTAA
- the LOC143345246 gene encoding MICOS complex subunit MIC13 homolog QIL1 isoform X2, producing MGLIGFTIKTTVVGGIVYYTYYEGLWSKSEETAKLYGRIYNTVAPYVKDNIPKEIVHEYNQLPSVTTISSCTKKCWNKGVMTSMKFMSNLPTHVVNGATSLSETVQKYTKEQKQ from the exons ATGGGTTTGATCGG GTTTACGATAAAAACTACTGTTGTGGGGGGTATCGTATATTACACCTATTACGAAGGTTTGTGGTCGAAATCAGAAGAAACTGCTAAATTATACGGAAGAATATACAATACTGTTGCGCCTTATGTTAAAGACAATATACCGAAGGAAATAGTGCACGAg TATAATCAACTGCCAAGTGTCACAACTATTTCATCATGTACGAAGAAATGTTGGAACAAAGGTGTTATGACATCCATGAAATTTATGTCTAATTTACCCACTCATGTTGTTAATGGGGCAACCAGTCTTTCAGAAACTGTACAGAAATATACAAAAGAACAGAAGCAATAG
- the LOC143345246 gene encoding MICOS complex subunit MIC13 homolog QIL1 isoform X1, with protein MGLIGLVRALKSKNRNLSWFTIKTTVVGGIVYYTYYEGLWSKSEETAKLYGRIYNTVAPYVKDNIPKEIVHEYNQLPSVTTISSCTKKCWNKGVMTSMKFMSNLPTHVVNGATSLSETVQKYTKEQKQ; from the exons ATGGGTTTGATCGGGTTAGTACGTGCTCTAAAATCTAAGAATAGAAACCTGTCGTG GTTTACGATAAAAACTACTGTTGTGGGGGGTATCGTATATTACACCTATTACGAAGGTTTGTGGTCGAAATCAGAAGAAACTGCTAAATTATACGGAAGAATATACAATACTGTTGCGCCTTATGTTAAAGACAATATACCGAAGGAAATAGTGCACGAg TATAATCAACTGCCAAGTGTCACAACTATTTCATCATGTACGAAGAAATGTTGGAACAAAGGTGTTATGACATCCATGAAATTTATGTCTAATTTACCCACTCATGTTGTTAATGGGGCAACCAGTCTTTCAGAAACTGTACAGAAATATACAAAAGAACAGAAGCAATAG
- the Sf3a1 gene encoding splicing factor 3A subunit 1 isoform X1 codes for MPAQEIAVIQPPATEGEENNAPSSQPIVGIIYPPPEVRNIVDKTASFVARNGPEFESRIRQNELGNPKFNFLNFGDPYHAYYQHKVKEFKEGKGQEPTIGAGLGKTVNLIAHQKQQEILKQVEQPFIPKDPPAEFEFIADPPSISALDLDIVKLTAQFVARNGRQFLTNLMNREQRNFQFDFLRPQHSLFQYFTKLLEQYTKVLIPPKDLLPRLRDEAANMDKILEQVKYRAEWLKYQEAQRRKEEEELERERVAYAQIDWHDFVVVETVDYQQFEVGNFPAPTTPDEVGARVLMQERIEDGEDVEMQIDSDGEDEMQNRAEGEKDRAKDNNQVQDMEEDSSDEDDVSPPGDTHKSKESKPRDNNSMQPPPLPPTPGNVVVKKGYDPKQHGNKTVRPVAPDEYLISPITGERIPASKVQEHMRIGLLDPRWVEQRDKHLDKLAQETVFAPGTAIEASLKQLAERRTDIFGVGDEETAIGKKIGEEDKKKDDKVTWDGHTSSVEAATRAARANITLEEQIHQIHKVKGLLPDEEKEKIGPKPANRAAELSHMAAAASKPQATLKAPPKPPAPKPVPVPTQPPPPPTMSMPTMGIPQPMMPQAPMMMMAPMPPIRPPPLMTPAMSPFMPTPPPMQPPMASAVSIYEMGLKHPTESMEEEPQTKKLRTEDSLVPEQQFLARNKGPVQLNIAVPMMTEKAEWKLNGQTLNITLQVSDTVATMKALIHEQTGMPPGKQKLQYEGMFFKDSNTLAYYNLTSGNVINLLPKERGGRKK; via the exons ATGCCTGCACAAGAAATTGCAGTCATTCAACCACCGGCGACCGAGGGTGAAGAAAATAATGCACCTTCGTCTCAGCCGATTGTGGGCATCATATACCCTCCACCGGAGGTTAGAA ATATTGTTGACAAGACGGCTAGTTTTGTGGCCAGAAATGGACCAGAATTTGAATCAAGAATCAGGCAAAATGAACTTGGAAATCCaaagtttaattttttaaattttggtgATCCATACCATGCTTATTATCAACATAAAGTAAAAGAATTCAAAGAAGGAAAAGGTCAAGAACCAACCATAGGAGCAGGACTTGGAAAAACAGTTAATCTTATAGCTCATCAAAAGCAACAAGAAATTTTAAAACAAGTTGAGCAGCCATTCATTCCAAAAGATCCACCTGCAGAATTTGAATTTATCGCAGATCCACCTTCTATCTCAGCTTTAGATCT ggATATTGTAAAACTGACAGCACAATTTGTAGCTCGTAATGGTCGTCAGTTTTTAACAAACTTGATGAATAGGGAACAGCGGAACTTTCAGTTTGACTTTCTACGTCCTCAACATTCCTTGTTTCAATATTTCACGAAACTTTTGGAACAATATACAAAG GTATTGATTCCACCTAAGGACTTATTACCACGTCTTCGCGATGAAGCAGCTAATATGGATAAAATTTTAGAGCAAGTTAAATATCGTGCTGAATGGTTAAAATATCAAGAAGCTCAAAGAcgtaaagaagaagaagaattaGAACGCGAAAGAGTTGCTTATGCACAAATTGACTGGCACGATTTTGTCGTGGTCGAAACTGTTGACTATCAACAATTTGAAGTTGGTAATTTCCCAGCACCCACGACACCCGACGAAGTTGGTGCCCGAGTACTGATGCAG GAGAGAATAGAAGATGGCGAAGATGTCGAAATGCAGATTGACAGTGACGGAGAAGATGAAATGCAAAACCGTGCAGAAGGTGAAAAGGATCGCGCGAAAGACAATAATCAAGTACAAGATATGGAGGAGGATTCGAGCGATGAGGATGATGTAtcaccaccaggcgatactcaCAAATCGAAAGAATCGAAGCCACGCGATAATAATAGTATGCAGCCTCCGCCATTGCCTCCTACTCCAGGAAATGTTGTTGTGAAGAAAGGTTATGATCCTAAACAACATGGAAACAAAACTGTGCGTCCTGTTGCTCCTGATGAATACTTAATATCTCCGATCACTGGCGAACGTATTCCGGCGAGTAAAGTTCAAGAACATATGCGAATCGGATTGTTGGATCCACGTTGGGTGGAACAGAGAGACAAACATCTCGATAAGTTGGCGCAAGAAACAGTATTTGCACCTGGTACAGCAATCGAGGCTAGTTTGAAACAACTCGCCGAAAGACGTACCGATATCTTCGGTGTCGGTGACGAGGAAACTGCTATCGGCAAGAAGATTGGAGAAGAGGACAAAAAGAAGGACGACAAAGTTACATGGGATGGCCACACATCGAGTGTCGAAGCGGCTACCAGAGCTGCCAGAGCGAATATTACTTTGGAAGAACAAATTCATCAAATACACAAAGTTAAAGGTCTTCTTCCGGATGAAGAGAAAGAGAAGATCGGGCCGAAACCAGCCAATCGTGCGGCAGAACTGTCACACATGGCAGCCGCTGCTTCAAAACCTCAAGCTACGCTAAAAGCACCACCTAAACCACCAGCTCCAAAACCGGTACCAGTTCCAACGCAACCACCACCGCCACCAACCATGAGTATGCCTACTATGGGTATTCCTCAGCCAATGATGCCACAAGCACCGATGATGATGATGGCTCCTATGCCTCCTATTCGACCACCGCCTCTTATGA CGCCAGCAATGTCACCGTTTATGCCAACTCCACCACCTATGCAACCACCAATGGCATCTGCTGTAAGTATTTACGAA ATGGGATTAAAACATCCTACTGAAAGTATGGAAGAAGAACCGCAAACTAAGAAACTGAGAACAGAGGATTCATTAGTGCCTGAACAACAGTTCTTGGCTAGAAATAAG GGCCCCGTTCAATTAAATATAGCCGTGCCGATGATGACAGAAAAAGCAGAATGGAAGTTGAACGGCCAGACATTAAATATTACTTTGCAAGTGAGCGACACTGTGGCAACCATGAAAGCTCTTATACATGAACAAACTGGTATGCCTCCTGGTAAACAGAAGTTACAGTACGAG GGAATGTTCTTCAAAGATAGCAATACTCTTGCATATTATAATTTAACATCTGGTAATGTAATCAACCTCCTACCAAAGGAAAGAGGTGGCAGAAAGAAGTAA